One part of the Solanum dulcamara chromosome 8, daSolDulc1.2, whole genome shotgun sequence genome encodes these proteins:
- the LOC129900931 gene encoding adenylate kinase isoenzyme 6 homolog: protein MAQNSSCRKRPNILITGTPSTGKTTTAASLSEVTELRHINVGDFANEKNLTNGWDDTFDCYYINEDLVCHALENLMKEGGNIIDHHACDFFPERCFDRVVVLQTDNFVLYDRFTKRGYSDQKLASNTECQIFQVFLDEVKENYPEDIVVILRSDSLEDITKNVETLTSWISNWCPVL, encoded by the exons ATGGCGCAAAATAGCAGCTGCAGGAAGAGACCTAATATACTTATCACCGGAACTCCAAGCACCGGGAAGACGACTACGGCGGCTTCCCTGTCGGAGGTGACGGAGCTCCGCCACATCAACGTGGGCGACTTCGCTAATGAGAAAAACTTGACGAACGGCTGGGATGACACCTTCGATTGCTACTACATCAATGAAGACCTC GTATGTCATGCGCTTGAAAACTTGATGAAAGAAGGTGGAAACATCATTGATCATCACGCCTGTGACTTCTTTCCTGAGCGTTGCTTTGATCGTGTGGTGGTGCTTCAAACCGACAATTTTGTCTTGTATGATCGGTTCACTAAGAG AGGTTACTCCGATCAAAAGCTTGCTAGTAATACTGAATGTCAAATCTTTCAAGTTTTTCTGGATGAGGTAAAAGAGAACTATCCAGAGGATATTGTAGTCATACTAAGAAGTGACTCTCTGGAAGATATTACCAAAAATGTGGAGACACTGACCAGTTGGATTAGTAATTGGTGCCCAGTCTTATGA
- the LOC129900789 gene encoding vicilin-like seed storage protein At2g28490, translating to MGDRRTLLLLVLVLFSALVSFVGAYEEEESEQTTQGEKWFLLRQLHNVVKTNAGSMRMVKGGYRAGSFLHSPMHIGFISMEPNSLFIPQYLDSDLVLFVHHGEARVGHIYRDELAERHLKHGDVYTIPAGSAFYLENRLENQRLRIICSIEITSESMGWHAFQSFFIGGGIHPASVLAGFDHTTLAAALNVSTTELNTFLTRQTSGPIVHLSGSHHTNMWSEFVAQEPHQKLAHMKTIVNFREEASPKEEKSTWSLRKFLFNLLNREDDVNHKAPSAYNLYNRKPNFKNDYGWSKNVDESHYSPLRQSGNGVYLVNLYPGSMMAPHVNPTAIEYGVVLKGTGRIQIVYPNGTLAMNARVGEGDVFWVPRYFPFCQIASTNGHFEFFGFTTSAKRNHQQFLVGKNSLMQRLRGPEFAAAFGIGEKRLKRIANAQRERVILPSWSSDSPHDKASEPKTTNFERIVGSLGSDMIMGFD from the exons ATGGGAGATAGAAGGACATTGTTGCTTCTAGTGCTGGTACTTTTCTCTGCACTAGTGTCCTTTGTTGGTGCCTATGAAGAGGAAGAAAGCGAACAAACGACACAAGGAGAAAAATGGTTCTTGTTGCGTCAGTTACATAATGTTGTGAAAACTAATGCTGGGTCTATGAGAATGGTGAAGGGTGGGTATCGAGCGGGTTCATTTCTCCATAGTCCAATGCATATTGGTTTCATCTCCATGGAACCAAATAGTCTCTTCATCCCTCAATACCTTGATTCCGATCTGGTCCTCTTTGTTCACCATG GGGAAGCAAGAGTTGGACACATCTATAGGGATGAATTAGCAGAGAGGCATTTGAAGCATGGTGATGTTTACACAATTCCTGCTGGATCAGCTTTCTATTTGGAGAATAGACTTGAAAATCAGAGACTTCGCATAATTTGTAGTATTGAAATTACCTCAGAATCCATGGGATGGCATGCTTTCCAG TCTTTCTTCATTGGCGGTGGAATTCATCCTGCATCCGTTCTTGCTGGATTCGATCATACCACGTTAGCAGCTGCTCTTAAT GTCTCGACAACAGAATTAAACACGTTTTTGACCAGGCAAACTTCCGGTCCAATCGTGCATCTATCTGGTTCTCATCACACAAATATGTGGTCCGAATTCGTGGCCCAAGAACCCCATCAAAAACTAGCTCACATGAAGACGATTGTAAATTTTAGGGAAGAAGCTAGCCCAAAAGAGGAGAAATCAACATGGTCATTGAGGaaatttttgtttaatttattaaaCAGAGAAGATGATGTCAATCATAAAGCTCCATCAGCATACAATCTCTACAACAGGAAGCCCAATTTCAAGAACGACTATGGATGGAGCAAGAATGTGGATGAGTCTCACTATTCTCCTCTAAGACAATCTGGCAATGGCGTTTACCTTGTCAATCTATATCCG GGATCCATGATGGCACCTCATGTTAATCCAACAGCAATAGAGTATGGAGTAGTGTTGAAAGGGACCGGCAGGATCCAAATTGTATATCCAAATGGGACTTTAGCAATGAATGCCAGAGTAGGAGAAGGGGATGTTTTTTGGGTGCCAAGGTACTTCCCTTTCTGCCAAATTGCTTCGACgaatggccattttgagtttttcggCTTCACAACATCAGCAAAGAGGAATCATCAACAGTTCTTGGTGGGTAAGAACTCATTGATGCAGAGATTAAGAGGGCCAGAATTTGCAGCTGCATTTGGAATTGGCGAGAAAAGGCTTAAGAGGATTGCCAATGCTCAACGTGAACGAGTCATCTTGCCTTCATGGTCGTCGGATTCTCCACATGACAAGGCATCAGAGCCAAAGACGACCAATTTTGAGAGGATTGTCGGGAGCTTGGGCAGTGACATGATCATGGGTTTCGATTAG
- the LOC129899475 gene encoding zinc finger protein BALDIBIS-like, producing the protein MMSDDGLSSLVFIQDPNSNLNSNPSSNNPNPNSNPSAKRKRNLPGKPDPDAEVIALSPKSLMATNRFICEICNKGFQRDQNLQLHRRGHNLPWKLKQRNKNEVIKKKVYICPEKTCIHHDPSRALGDLTGIKKHYSRKHGEKKWKCEKCSKKYAVQSDWKAHTKICGTREYKCDCGTLFSRKDSFITHRAFCDALAEESARFTSVPSTANLNFRNEILMNGGFGNTNLHHSTGNPQFGSNLFRPEFMGLGLDPAISHHHQAQLNNVDGQKPRIPLWLDNNMNPNSGNDFLVACSSSTTSNLPHHELVQIAAHNNNQQWFINGTGVGGGDDDSGIGSSSSQLPSRVLLKEEEENKRNLSETISSMYYNNHHNETTTPATHMSATALLQKAAQMGSTRSNSALFGTGFGLMGSSFSKSNGQGQFAAHDQNFNSLMMNSPSAATNISNQGNRLLFGDMNSSSLEGNARGKNSDPFNLMPHNNKGKQVNLSGNEAIEGSLTRDFLGVGGNENRPFLSKNELAKFGNISGSAMGLSDYSGSH; encoded by the exons ATGATGTCTGATGATGGACTTTCCTCCTTAGTTTTCATTCAAGATCCAAATTCCAACTTGAACTCAAACCCTAGTAGTAATAATCCAAACCCTAACTCAAATCCATctgccaaaagaaaaagaaatctcCCAGGAAAACCAG ATCCAGATGCAGAAGTGATAGCACTATCACCCAAGTCTCTGATGGCGACGAATCGATTCATATGTGAAATCTGCAACAAGGGTTTCCAGAGGGACCAGAATTTACAGCTCCACAGAAGAGGTCACAACTTGCCATGGAAGCTAAAGCAAAGGAACAAAAATGAAGTGATCAAGAAGAAAGTTTATATTTGTCCAGAAAAGACCTGTATCCACCACGATCCATCGAGAGCTCTCGGAGATTTAACAGGTATTAAAAAACATTATTCGAGAAAACATGGGGAGAAGAAGTGGAAGTGTGAGAAATGTTCCAAGAAATATGCTGTTCAATCTGATTGGAAAGCTCATACTAAGATTTGTGGTACAAGGGAATATAAATGCGACTGTGGAACGCTTTTCTCCAG AAAGGACAGCTTTATAACACATCGAGCCTTTTGTGATGCTTTAGCGGAAGAAAGTGCAAGATTTACATCAGTTCCAAGTACAGCAAATCTGAATTTCAGAAATGAAATATTGATGAATGGGGGATTTGGTAATACTAATCTTCATCATAGTACTGGAAATCCCCAATTTGGTTCTAATTTGTTTAGGCCTGAATTTATGGGACTTGGATTGGATCCTGCAATTAGTCATCATCATCAGGCGCAACTCAATAATGTTGATGGGCAAAAACCAAGGATACCACTTTGGTTGGACAATAATATGAATCCGAATTCAGGAAATGATTTCTTAGTAGCATGTTCAAGCTCTACTACTAGCAATTTGCCACATCATGAACTGGTCCAAATCGCGGCACACAACAATAATCAACAATGGTTCATTAATGGTACTGGTGTTGGTGGTGGTGATGATGATTCTGGAATTGGCTCTTCCTCGTCCCAACTTCCTTCACGAGTACTGCTaaaggaggaagaagagaaCAAAAGAAATTTGTCGGAAACAATAAGTTCAATGTATTACAACAATCATCACAACGAAACAACAACACCAGCTACTCATATGTCGGCTACTGCACTTTTACAAAAAGCAGCCCAAATGGGATCAACGAGGAGCAATTCGGCCCTCTTTGGTACTGGATTCGGGCTAATGGGCTCGTCTTTTTCAAAAAGCAATGGACAAGGACAATTTGCTGCTCATGATCAGAATTTTAACAGCTTAATGATGAACTCTCCATCAGCAGCTACAAATATTAGTAATCAAGGAAATAGGCTGTTGTTCGGGGATATGAATTCGAGTTCGTTAGAAGGTAATGCAAGAGGAAAGAACTCAGATCCTTTTAATTTGATGCCACATAACAACAAAGGAAAGCAAGTGAATCTGAGCGGAAATGAGGCAATTGAAGGCAGTTTAACAAGAGATTTTCTCGGGGTAGGAGGGAATGAAAATAGACCTTTTTTATCGAAAAATGAGTTGGCCAAGTTCGGGAATATTTCTGGTTCAGCAATGGGATTAAGCGACTATAGTGGAAGTCATTGA
- the LOC129901057 gene encoding vicilin-like seed storage protein At2g28490 has protein sequence MGDRRTLLLLVLVLFSALVSFVGAYEEEEENEQRTQGEKWFLLRQLHNVVKTDAGSMRMVKGGYRAGSFLHSPMHIGFISMEPNSLFIPQYLDSDLVLFLHHGEARVGHIYRDELEERSLKQGDVYTIPAGSAFYLENRIENQRLHIICSIDITSESMGWHAFQSFFIGGGIHPASILAGFDHNTLSTALNVSTAEVRTFLTRQSSGPIVHISDSQNTNLWTKFVAQEPHQKLAHLKRIVNLEEEVSPKEEESTWSLRKFLCTLLNRKDVVKRVNHEAPSTYNLYNRNPDFKNNYGWSKMLDESDYSPLQQSGNGVYLVNLSPGSMMAPHVNPTAIEYGVVLKGTGRIQIVYPNGTLAMNARVREGDVFWVPRYFPFCQIASSNGPFEFFGFTTSARRNHPQFLVGKNSLMQSLRGPEFAAAFGISDQRLKRIANAQCEQVILSSSLSDSPLRMNMGFY, from the exons ATGGGAGATAGAAGGACATTGTTGCTTCTAGTTCTGGTACTTTTCTCAGCACTAGTGTCCTTTGTTGGTGCCTacgaagaagaggaagaaaacGAGCAAAGGACACAAGGAGAAAAATGGTTCTTACTGCGTCAGTTACATAATGTTGTGAAAACTGATGCTGGATCTATGAGAATGGTGAAGGGTGGGTATCGAGCGGGTTCATTTCTCCATAGTCCAATGCATATTGGTTTCATATCCATGGAACCCAATAGCCTCTTCATCCCTCAGTACCTCGATTCCGATCTTGTCCTCTTTCTTCACCATG GGGAAGCAAGAGTTGGACACATCTATAGGGATGAATTAGAGGAAAGGAGTTTGAAGCAGGGAGACGTGTACACGATTCCTGCTGGATCAGCTTTCTATTTGGAGAATAGAATTGAAAACCAAAGACTTCACATAATTTGTAGTATCGATATTACCTCAGAATCCATGGGATGGCATGCTTTCCAG TCTTTCTTCATTGGCGGTGGAATTCATCCAGCATCCATTCTTGCTGGATTCGATCATAACACATTATCAACTGCTCTTAAT GTCTCAACAGCAGAAGTAAGAACATTCTTGACCAGACAATCTTCCGGGCCAATTGTGCATATTTCTGATTCTCAGAACACAAACCTTTGGACTAAATTTGTTGCCCAAGAACCCCACCAAAAACTAGCTCACTTGAAGAGGATTGTGAATTTGGAGGAAGAAGTTAGCCCTAAAGAGGAGGAATCAACATGGTCATTGAGGAAATTTTTGTGTACTTTATTAAACAGAAAAGATGTTGTCAAGAGAGTGAATCATGAAGCTCCATCAACGTACAATCTCTACAATAGGAATCCTGATTTCAAGAACAATTACGGATGGAGTAAGATGTTGGATGAGTCTGATTATTCTCCTCTACAACAATCAGGCAATGGCGTTTATCTTGTCAATCTATCTCCG GGATCCATGATGGCACCTCATGTTAATCCAACAGCTATAGAATATGGAGTTGTATTGAAGGGCACAGGCAGGATCCAAATTGTGTATCCAAATGGGACTTTAGCGATGAATGCAAGAGTAAGAGAAGGGGACGTTTTTTGGGTGCCAAGGTACTTCCCCTTCTGCCAAATTGCTTCATCAAATGGCCCATTTGAGTTCTTCGGCTTCACTACATCAGCAAGGAGGAACCACCCACAATTCTTGGTGGGTAAGAACTCATTGATGCAAAGCTTGAGAGGGCCAGAATTTGCAGCTGCATTTGGAATTAGTGATCAAAGGCTTAAAAGAATTGCCAATGCACAATGTGAACAAGTCATCTTGTCTTCATCATTGTCGGATTCTCCTCTAAGGATGAACATGGGTTTTTATTAG
- the LOC129901453 gene encoding vicilin-like seed storage protein At2g28490, which yields MGNRRTLLLLVLVVFSTLVAFVCGYEYEGRKREKESEPRTQGEKWFLLRQFHNVVKTDAGSMRMVKGGYRAGSFLHSPMHIGFISMEPNSLFIPQYLDSDIVLFVHHGEARVGHIYRDELAERSLKQGDVYTIPAGSTFYLENRVKNERLHIICSIDITSGSMGWHAFQSFFIGGGIHPASVLAGFDHTTLSTALNVSTSELKTFLTRQSSGPIVHLSGSHNINTWSKFMDLEPHQRLAHLKRIVNFEEEASSKQEESTWSLRKILFTLLNREEVVKRMGHRAPSACNLYNRNPHFQNDYGWTKKLDESDYSPLKQTGHGVYLVNLSPGSLMAPHVNPTAIEYGIVLKGTGRIQIVYPNGTLAMNARVREGDVFWVPRYFPFCQIASANGPFEFFGFTTSARRNHPQFLAGKNSLMQSLRGPEFAAAFGIGEKRLKRIANAQHEQIILPS from the exons ATGGGAAATAGAAGGACATTGTTGCTTCTAGTACTTGTAGTTTTCTCAACACTAGTAGCTTTTGTTTGTGGCTATGAATATGAAGGgcgaaagagagaaaaagaaagcgAGCCAAGGACACAAGGAGAGAAATGGTTCTTGTTGCGTCAGTTTCATAATGTTGTGAAAACTGATGCTGGGTCTATGAGAATGGTGAAGGGTGGGTATCGAGCGGGTTCATTTCTCCATAGTCCAATGCATATTGGTTTCATCTCCATGGAACCCAATAGCCTCTTCATCCCTCAGTACCTCGATTCTGATATTGTCCTCTTTGTTCACCATG GGGAAGCAAGAGTTGGACACATCTATAGGGATGAATTAGCGGAAAGGAGTTTAAAGCAGGGCGACGTGTACACGATTCCTGCTGGATCAACTTTCTATTTGGAGAATAGAGTTAAAAATGAGAGACTTCACATTATTTGCAGCATTGATATTACCTCAGGATCCATGGGATGGCATGCTTTCCAG TCTTTCTTCATTGGTGGTGGAATTCATCCTGCATCAGTTCTTGCTGGATTCGATCATACCACATTATCAACTGCTCTTAAT gtcTCTACATCAGAATTGAAAACGTTCTTGACCAGGCAATCTTCCGGGCCAATAGTGCATTTATCTGGTTCTCATAACATAAACACTTGGTCCAAATTCATGGACCTAGAACCCCACCAGAGACTAGCTCACTTGAAGAGGATTGTGAATTTCGAGGAAGAAGCTAGCTCCAAACAGGAGGAATCAACATGGTCATTGAGGAAAATTCTGTTTACTTTATTAAACAGAGAAGAGGTTGTCAAGAGAATGGGTCACAGAGCTCCATCAGCGTGCAATCTCTACAACAGGAATCCCCATTTCCAGAACGACTACGGATGGACCAAGAAGTTGGATGAGTCTGATTATTCTCCTCTAAAACAAACTGGCCATGGAGTTTATCTTGTCAATCTATCTCCG GGATCCCTGATGGCACCTCATGTGAATCCAACAGCAATAGAGTATGGAATAGTGTTGAAAGGGACTGGAAGGATCCAAATTGTGTATCCGAATGGGACTTTAGCGATGAATGCAAGAGTAAGAGAAGGGGACGTTTTTTGGGTTCCAAGGTACTTCCCCTTCTGCCAAATTGCTTCAGCGAATGGACCATTTGAGTTCTTTGGCTTCACTACATCAGCAAGGAGGAACCATCCACAGTTCTTGGCGGGTAAGAACTCATTGATGCAAAGCTTGAGAGGGCCAGAATTTGCAGCTGCATTTGGAATTGGTGAAAAAAGGCTTAAGAGGATTGCCAATGCTCAACATGAACAAATCATTTTGCCATCATGA
- the LOC129900651 gene encoding vicilin-like seed storage protein At2g28490 — MGNRTLLLLVLVLFSELVATVCGYEYEGRQKERKSEQRTQGEKWFLLRQLHNVVKTDAGSMRMVKGGYRAGSFLHSPMHIGFISMEPNSLFIPQYLDSDLVLFVHHGEARAGHIYRDELAERSLKQGDVYTIPAGSAFYLENRNENQRLRIICSIDITSESMGWNAFQSFFIGGGVHPASILAGFDHTTLSTALNVSTAELKTFLTSQTSGPIVHLSSSHYSNIWSKFLAQEPHQKLAYLKRIVNFGEESNPKEEKSTWSLRKFLFTLLNREDVVERVNHKAPSTYNLYNRNPDFENNYGWSKALDESDYSPLKLSGNGVYLVNLTSGSMMAPHVNPRAIEYGVVLKGTGRIEIVYPNGTLAMNARVREGDVFWVPRYFPFCQIASANGPFEFFGFTTSARRNHPQFLVGQNSLMQSLTGPEFAAAFGIGEKRLNRIVNAQSEQIILPSSSPDSPMKMNMGFY, encoded by the exons ATGGGAAATAGGACACTGTTGCTTCTAGTGCTTGTACTTTTCTCAGAACTAGTTGCCACTGTTTGTGGCTATGAATATGAAGGGAgacagaaagaaagaaagagcgAGCAAAGGACACAAGGAGAGAAATGGTTCTTGTTGCGTCAGTTACATAATGTTGTGAAAACTGATGCTGGCTCTATGAGAATGGTGAAGGGTGGGTATCGAGCGGGTTCATTTCTCCATAGTCCAATGCATATTGGTTTCATCTCCATGGAACCAAATAGTCTCTTCATCCCTCAATATCTTGATTCTGATCTTGTCCTCTTTGTTCACCATG GGGAAGCAAGAGCTGGACACATCTATAGAGATGAATTAGCGGAAAGGAGTTTGAAACAGGGAGATGTGTACACAATTCCTGCTGGATCAGCTTTCTATTTGGAGAATAGAAATGAAAACCAGAGACTTCGCATAATTTGTAGTATTGATATTACCTCAGAATCCATGGGTTGGAACGCTTTCCAG tcGTTCTTCATTGGCGGTGGAGTTCATCCTGCATCTATTCTTGCTGGATTCGATCATACCACATTATCAACTGCTCTTAAT GTATCGACAGCAGAATTAAAGACGTTCTTGACCAGTCAAACCTCCGGGCCAATCGTGCATTTATCTAGTTCTCATTACTCAAACATTTGGTCCAAATTCTTGGCCCAAGAACCCCACCAGAAGCTAGCTTACTTGAAGAGGATTGTGAATTTTGGGGAAGAGTCTAACCCTAAAGAGGAAAAATCAACATGGTCATTGAGGAAATTTCTGTTTACTCTATTAAACAGGGAAGACGTTGTCGAGAGAGTTAATCACAAAGCTCCATCAACGTACAATCTATACAACAGGAATCCTGATTTCGAGAACAACTATGGATGGAGCAAGGCGTTGGATGAGTCTGATTATTCTCCTTTAAAACTATCCGGCAATGGTGTCTATCTTGTCAATCTAACTTCG GGATCCATGATGGCACCTCATGTTAATCCAAGAGCAATAGAGTATGGAGTTGTGTTGAAAGGGACCGGAAGGATTGAAATTGTTTATCCTAATGGGACTTTAGCCATGAATGCAAGAGTACGAGAAGGGGATGTTTTTTGGGTGCCAAGGTACTTCCCCTTCTGCCAAATTGCTTCAGCGAATGGACCATTTGAGTTCTTTGGCTTCACTACATCAGCAAGGAGGAACCATCCACAGTTCTTGGTCGGTCAGAACTCATTGATGCAGAGCTTGACAGGTCCAGAATTTGCAGCTGCATTTGGAATTGGTGAGAAAAGGCTTAATAGGATTGTCAACGCGCAAAGTGAACAAATTATCTTGCCCTCATCATCGCCGGATTCTCCTATGAAGATGAACATGGGTTTTTATTAG